A region of Stigmatopora nigra isolate UIUO_SnigA chromosome 6, RoL_Snig_1.1, whole genome shotgun sequence DNA encodes the following proteins:
- the sorbs2a gene encoding sorbin and SH3 domain-containing protein 2 isoform X4, translated as MTTDSGGYPRKSVGVSLRLSPVKRVQSSPDLTSESGCHSSDLNPWRCESAGDNLRNGDPILCSLAAKGFRSVRPNLQDRKSQGAASLKPLSPASPPASPATVSALSRCSWSTAGALDELRMCGLDSPGLDSPGPSPTPSPTLSHVSVFAASEALTNTTAAAVTNGQVLSQAMNGGSGHAHRPFSPPSYPPPPPTSLRCGGLRHSRSSEGREAFSRESASYGANTVPIARFSEEETKVSVIKAPHYQGIGPVNESGIPIAIRTTVDRPKDWYKTMFKQIHKVHKADDDYSDTYSATYAVVNAADDYDSAFAHPAPRTHTYRPLAKSPSPSPSPVPPPPLPAPSLLQLRARDSERDTPDMNEWGPPDRKVDTRKYRAEPRSIFEYEPGKSSILEHERPAALPPQPPLPLPPPSSQNKKPPERGVSTAAGDYRKRRKSEPADGPSYPGRAASSHKAPDANPKKSVVRSSPSSPSRAKGGAACVMYPSNSPSRPIGLVGLVAPVAPPPRSPPAKLRSRSCDDLPGSDRERRRHARRSESAGSLARGGGSTPSLRRGTPRDSPAFLELYRKMHRIDRAHLIPSEVIRSVRARISDLERLPRGHPRRPSPSASRRNVPERVSAYESSVAKSKSMPDLGDGEAASGATTPGGSSSRASSGAATPSLPKRRFSVESLLEEDDGAVEREARGPPEGRPRAEPEAPPVPRAPAPPADYSDSERDAVASDLSDFVRAEGSSFCSESDFDRCSPTSSESPCGSARWRRHRRRAGPQSVGQDQGYQHRYLIGSCKGRCPASYTRFTTVLRHERERARRDPRPEPRPDPPESMSNLAYLVSPVPFHKKKSVDGGGEGAKSKRAVYEALDAALRDIYEHIRAERGRGGGAGERGILRRILSELLPDVPERSSSLPERRGCCRRPPADAYDPYDWPTSPSPISACYRRGVNTPDCNRYGEERANDGNGGFYSDQDVSRSYSTVDGGRHTPRTTLDREVSHKQMSQLILLSLLHQKQPARAIYDFKAQTAKELTFKKGDAVNVIRQIDNNWYEGEHRGRVGIFPIAYVEKTTSAEKPQPSRPPPPAHVREIGQAVARYNFNADTNVELSLRKGERVTVIRQVDQNWYEGKIPDSGKQGIFPVAYVDLLKRPDPHGYRGHGTPVTRLVQEALHGGGGDPFQAAYHYAPRNEDELELREGDVIDVMEKCDDGWFVGTSRRSKMFGTFPGNYVRPMP; from the exons ATGACTACAG ACAGCGGCGGATACCCTCGCAAAAGCGTGGGCGTGTCGCTCAGGCTCTCGCCCGTCAAGAGGGTCCAGAGCTCACCCGATTTGACCTCAG AGAGCGGTTGTCACTCTTCAGACTTGA ATCCTTGGCGCTGCGAGAGCGCCGGCGACAACCTCAGGAACGGCGACCCCATCCTCTGCTCGCTAGCCGCCAAAGGCTTTCGTAGCGTCAGGCCCAATCTTCAAGACAGAAAGTCGcag GGCGCCGCGTCCCTCAAGCCGCTGTCGCCGGCCTCTCCGCCCGCCTCCCCGGCCACCGTGTCGGCGCTGAGCCGCTGCTCGTGGTCCACGGCGGGCGCGCTGGACGAGCTGCGGATGTGCGGCCTGGACTCGCCCGGTCTGGACTCGCCCGGCCCCTCGCCCACGCCGTCGCCCACCCTCAGCCACGTGTCCGTCTTCGCCGCCAGCGAGGCTCTAACCaacaccaccgccgccgccgtcactAAC GGCCAGGTGCTCTCCCAGGCCATGAACGGTGGCTCAGGCCACGCCCACAGGCCCTTCTCGCCACCATCCTACCCGCCGCCGCCACCCACTTCGCTCCGCTGCGGAGGCCTCAGGCACAGTCGGAGCTCAG aAGGCAGAGAGGCCTTCAGCAGAGAGTCGGCGAGCTACGGCGCCAACACGGTGCCCATCGCCCGCTTTTCCGAAGAGGAAACCAAGGTGTCCGTCATCAAGGCCCCCCACTACCAGGGAATCGGACCCGTGAACGAGTCGGGCATTCCCATCGCCATCCGCACG ACGGTGGATCGTCCCAAGGATTGGTACAAGACCATGTTTAAACAGATCCACAAGGTCCACAAAGCAG acgaCGACTATTCGGACACGTACAGCGCCACCTACGCCGTCGTCAATGCCGCCG ACGACTACGACTCGGCTTTTGCCCACCCGGCGCCGCGCACCCACACGTACCGTCCGCTGGCCAAGAGCCCGTCGCCTTCGCCGTCGCCCGTGCCGCCGCCCCCGTTGCCCGCGCCATCCCTGCTGCAGCTGAGAGCCAGAGACAGTGAACGGGACACACCCGATAT GAACGAATGGGGTCCACCGGACAGGAAAGTGGACACGCGAAAGTACCGCGCCGAACCCCGCAGTATCTTTGAGTACGAGCCTGGCAAGTCGTCCATTTTAGAGCACGAAAGACCC GCCGCCCTGCCGCCGCAGCCGCCGTTGCCGCTGCCTCCTCCTTCTTCCCAAAACAAGAAGCCCCCCGAAAGAGGCGTGAG cacTGCCGCTGGCGACTACAGGAAGAGAAGGAAGTCTGAGCCCGCCGACGGGCCGTCGTACCCCGGGCGAGCGGCCTCCTCGCACAAAGCGCCCGACGCCAACCCCAAAAAGTCTGTGGTTCGCTCCTCGCCGTCTTCGCCCTCGCGCGCCAAAG GTGGGGCCGCATGCGTCATGTATCCGTCAAACAGTCCGAGCCGTCCAATCGGTCTGGTGGGTTTGGTGGCTCCGGTGGCTCCGCCCCCCCGCTCCCCGCCGGCCAAACTGCGCTCCCGCAGCTGCGACGACCTCCCCGGCTCCGACCGCGAGCGTCGCCGTCACGCCCGTCGCTCGGAAAGCGCCGGCTCGTTGGCCCGCGGCGGGGGTTCCACGCCGAGCCTGCGCCGCGGGACCCCGCGCGACTCCCCCGCTTTCCTGGAACTGTACCGCAAGATGCACCGCATCGACCGGGCGCACCTGATCCCGTCCGAGGTGATCCGCTCGGTGCGCGCCCGCATCTCGGACCTGGAGCGCCTCCCCCGCGGCCACCCTCGGCGCCCCTCCCCGTCGGCGTCCCGCCGCAACGTCCCCGAGCGGGTGTCGGCCTACGAGAGCTCGGTGGCCAAGTCCAAATCCATGCCCGACCTGGGGGACGGCGAGGCGGCGTCGGGCGCCACCACGCCGGGCGGCTCCTCGTCCCGCGCCAGCAGCGGCGCCGCCACCCCGTCTCTTCCCAAACGCCGCTTCTCGGTGGAGTCGCTCCTGGAGGAAGACGACGGAGCCGTGGAGCGCGAAGCCCGGGGCCCCCCCGAGGGCCGTCCCCGCGCCGAGCCGGAGGCGCCCCCCGTCCCGCGGGCGCCGGCGCCCCCCGCCGACTACTCGGACAGTGAGCGGGACGCCGTGGCCTCGGACTTGAGCGACTTTGTCCGAGCCGAGGGCTCCTCCTTCTGCAGCGAGAGCGACTTTGACCGTTGCTCGCCGACCTCGTCGGAGAGCCCTTGCGGCTCCGCCCGCTGGCGGCGCCACCGCCGGCGCGCCGGTCCCCAAAGCGTGGGGCAGGACCAGGGCTACCAGCACCGATACCTCATCGGCTCTTGCAAAGGTCGCTGCCCGGCGTCCTACACCCGCTTCACCACCGTGCTCCGCCACGAGCGAGAGCGGGCCCGGCGGGACCCCCGACCGGAGCCCCGCCCAGATCCGCCAGAGTCCATGTCCAACTTGGCCTACCTGGTCAGCCCGGTGCCTTTCCACAAGAAAAAGTCAGTCGACGGCGGCGGGGAGGGCGCCAAATCCAAGCGCGCCGTCTACGAAGCGCTGGACGCCGCCCTCAGAGACATCTACGAGCACATCCGGGCCGAGCGGGGCCGCGGCGGGGGCGCCGGCGAGCGCGGCATCCTGAGGAGAATCCTTTCCGAACTTCTCCCCGACGTCCCCGAGAGGAGCTCCTCCCTACCCGAGAGGCGGGGCTGCTGTCGGCGGCCGCCGGCGGACGCCTACGACCCGTACGACTGGCCCACCTCGCCATCGCCGATTAGTGCCTGTTACCGACGCGGTGTGAACACCCCCGACTGTAACCGTTACGGCGAGGAGCGCGCCAACGACGGCAACGGTGGTTTTTATTCAG ACCAGGATGTGTCCAGAAGCTACTCCACCGTGGACGGCGGACGCCACACTCCGAGAACTACGCTCGACAGAGAG GTGTCCCACAAACAGATGAGCCAATTGATTCTCTTGTCTCTCCTCCATCAGAAGCAGCCCGCCCGAGCCATTTACGACTTTAAGGCGCAGACGGCCAA GGAGCTGACGTTCAAGAAAGGCGACGCGGTCAACGTCATCAGACAGATCGACAACAACTGGTACGAAGGGGAGCATCGCGGCCGCGTGGGAATCTTCCCCATCGCTTACGTGGAG AAGACGACATCGGCGGAGAAACCACAACCCAGTCGCCCGCCTCCGCCCGCCCACGTCAGGGAGATCGGCCAAGCCGTGGCCCGTTACAACTTCAACGCCGACACCAACGTGGAGTTGTCGCTCCGGAAG GGCGAGAGGGTGACGGTGATCCGGCAGGTGGACCAGAACTGGTACGAGGGCAAGATCCCGGACAGCGGCAAGCAGGGCATCTTTCCCGTGGCTTACGTGGACTTGCTCAAGCGCCCCGACCCCCACGGATACCGCGGCCACGGGACCCCCGTCACG
- the sorbs2a gene encoding sorbin and SH3 domain-containing protein 2 isoform X1 — protein sequence MTTDSGGYPRKSVGVSLRLSPVKRVQSSPDLTSESGCHSSDLNPWRCESAGDNLRNGDPILCSLAAKGFRSVRPNLQDRKSQGAASLKPLSPASPPASPATVSALSRCSWSTAGALDELRMCGLDSPGLDSPGPSPTPSPTLSHVSVFAASEALTNTTAAAVTNGQVLSQAMNGGSGHAHRPFSPPSYPPPPPTSLRCGGLRHSRSSEGREAFSRESASYGANTVPIARFSEEETKVSVIKAPHYQGIGPVNESGIPIAIRTTVDRPKDWYKTMFKQIHKVHKADDDYSDTYSATYAVVNAADDYDSAFAHPAPRTHTYRPLAKSPSPSPSPVPPPPLPAPSLLQLRARDSERDTPDMNEWGPPDRKVDTRKYRAEPRSIFEYEPGKSSILEHERPSYDDIDLENEPWYKFFSELEFGRPAALPPQPPLPLPPPSSQNKKPPERGVSTAAGDYRKRRKSEPADGPSYPGRAASSHKAPDANPKKSVVRSSPSSPSRAKGGAACVMYPSNSPSRPIGLVGLVAPVAPPPRSPPAKLRSRSCDDLPGSDRERRRHARRSESAGSLARGGGSTPSLRRGTPRDSPAFLELYRKMHRIDRAHLIPSEVIRSVRARISDLERLPRGHPRRPSPSASRRNVPERVSAYESSVAKSKSMPDLGDGEAASGATTPGGSSSRASSGAATPSLPKRRFSVESLLEEDDGAVEREARGPPEGRPRAEPEAPPVPRAPAPPADYSDSERDAVASDLSDFVRAEGSSFCSESDFDRCSPTSSESPCGSARWRRHRRRAGPQSVGQDQGYQHRYLIGSCKGRCPASYTRFTTVLRHERERARRDPRPEPRPDPPESMSNLAYLVSPVPFHKKKSVDGGGEGAKSKRAVYEALDAALRDIYEHIRAERGRGGGAGERGILRRILSELLPDVPERSSSLPERRGCCRRPPADAYDPYDWPTSPSPISACYRRGVNTPDCNRYGEERANDGNGGFYSDQDVSRSYSTVDGGRHTPRTTLDREVSHKQMSQLILLSLLHQKQPARAIYDFKAQTAKELTFKKGDAVNVIRQIDNNWYEGEHRGRVGIFPIAYVEKTTSAEKPQPSRPPPPAHVREIGQAVARYNFNADTNVELSLRKGERVTVIRQVDQNWYEGKIPDSGKQGIFPVAYVDLLKRPDPHGYRGHGTPVTRLVQEALHGGGGDPFQAAYHYAPRNEDELELREGDVIDVMEKCDDGWFVGTSRRSKMFGTFPGNYVRPMP from the exons ATGACTACAG ACAGCGGCGGATACCCTCGCAAAAGCGTGGGCGTGTCGCTCAGGCTCTCGCCCGTCAAGAGGGTCCAGAGCTCACCCGATTTGACCTCAG AGAGCGGTTGTCACTCTTCAGACTTGA ATCCTTGGCGCTGCGAGAGCGCCGGCGACAACCTCAGGAACGGCGACCCCATCCTCTGCTCGCTAGCCGCCAAAGGCTTTCGTAGCGTCAGGCCCAATCTTCAAGACAGAAAGTCGcag GGCGCCGCGTCCCTCAAGCCGCTGTCGCCGGCCTCTCCGCCCGCCTCCCCGGCCACCGTGTCGGCGCTGAGCCGCTGCTCGTGGTCCACGGCGGGCGCGCTGGACGAGCTGCGGATGTGCGGCCTGGACTCGCCCGGTCTGGACTCGCCCGGCCCCTCGCCCACGCCGTCGCCCACCCTCAGCCACGTGTCCGTCTTCGCCGCCAGCGAGGCTCTAACCaacaccaccgccgccgccgtcactAAC GGCCAGGTGCTCTCCCAGGCCATGAACGGTGGCTCAGGCCACGCCCACAGGCCCTTCTCGCCACCATCCTACCCGCCGCCGCCACCCACTTCGCTCCGCTGCGGAGGCCTCAGGCACAGTCGGAGCTCAG aAGGCAGAGAGGCCTTCAGCAGAGAGTCGGCGAGCTACGGCGCCAACACGGTGCCCATCGCCCGCTTTTCCGAAGAGGAAACCAAGGTGTCCGTCATCAAGGCCCCCCACTACCAGGGAATCGGACCCGTGAACGAGTCGGGCATTCCCATCGCCATCCGCACG ACGGTGGATCGTCCCAAGGATTGGTACAAGACCATGTTTAAACAGATCCACAAGGTCCACAAAGCAG acgaCGACTATTCGGACACGTACAGCGCCACCTACGCCGTCGTCAATGCCGCCG ACGACTACGACTCGGCTTTTGCCCACCCGGCGCCGCGCACCCACACGTACCGTCCGCTGGCCAAGAGCCCGTCGCCTTCGCCGTCGCCCGTGCCGCCGCCCCCGTTGCCCGCGCCATCCCTGCTGCAGCTGAGAGCCAGAGACAGTGAACGGGACACACCCGATAT GAACGAATGGGGTCCACCGGACAGGAAAGTGGACACGCGAAAGTACCGCGCCGAACCCCGCAGTATCTTTGAGTACGAGCCTGGCAAGTCGTCCATTTTAGAGCACGAAAGACCC AGCTATGATGACATAGATTTAGAGAACGAGCCTTGGTATAAGTTCTTTTCCGAGCTGGAGTTTGGCCGTCCG GCCGCCCTGCCGCCGCAGCCGCCGTTGCCGCTGCCTCCTCCTTCTTCCCAAAACAAGAAGCCCCCCGAAAGAGGCGTGAG cacTGCCGCTGGCGACTACAGGAAGAGAAGGAAGTCTGAGCCCGCCGACGGGCCGTCGTACCCCGGGCGAGCGGCCTCCTCGCACAAAGCGCCCGACGCCAACCCCAAAAAGTCTGTGGTTCGCTCCTCGCCGTCTTCGCCCTCGCGCGCCAAAG GTGGGGCCGCATGCGTCATGTATCCGTCAAACAGTCCGAGCCGTCCAATCGGTCTGGTGGGTTTGGTGGCTCCGGTGGCTCCGCCCCCCCGCTCCCCGCCGGCCAAACTGCGCTCCCGCAGCTGCGACGACCTCCCCGGCTCCGACCGCGAGCGTCGCCGTCACGCCCGTCGCTCGGAAAGCGCCGGCTCGTTGGCCCGCGGCGGGGGTTCCACGCCGAGCCTGCGCCGCGGGACCCCGCGCGACTCCCCCGCTTTCCTGGAACTGTACCGCAAGATGCACCGCATCGACCGGGCGCACCTGATCCCGTCCGAGGTGATCCGCTCGGTGCGCGCCCGCATCTCGGACCTGGAGCGCCTCCCCCGCGGCCACCCTCGGCGCCCCTCCCCGTCGGCGTCCCGCCGCAACGTCCCCGAGCGGGTGTCGGCCTACGAGAGCTCGGTGGCCAAGTCCAAATCCATGCCCGACCTGGGGGACGGCGAGGCGGCGTCGGGCGCCACCACGCCGGGCGGCTCCTCGTCCCGCGCCAGCAGCGGCGCCGCCACCCCGTCTCTTCCCAAACGCCGCTTCTCGGTGGAGTCGCTCCTGGAGGAAGACGACGGAGCCGTGGAGCGCGAAGCCCGGGGCCCCCCCGAGGGCCGTCCCCGCGCCGAGCCGGAGGCGCCCCCCGTCCCGCGGGCGCCGGCGCCCCCCGCCGACTACTCGGACAGTGAGCGGGACGCCGTGGCCTCGGACTTGAGCGACTTTGTCCGAGCCGAGGGCTCCTCCTTCTGCAGCGAGAGCGACTTTGACCGTTGCTCGCCGACCTCGTCGGAGAGCCCTTGCGGCTCCGCCCGCTGGCGGCGCCACCGCCGGCGCGCCGGTCCCCAAAGCGTGGGGCAGGACCAGGGCTACCAGCACCGATACCTCATCGGCTCTTGCAAAGGTCGCTGCCCGGCGTCCTACACCCGCTTCACCACCGTGCTCCGCCACGAGCGAGAGCGGGCCCGGCGGGACCCCCGACCGGAGCCCCGCCCAGATCCGCCAGAGTCCATGTCCAACTTGGCCTACCTGGTCAGCCCGGTGCCTTTCCACAAGAAAAAGTCAGTCGACGGCGGCGGGGAGGGCGCCAAATCCAAGCGCGCCGTCTACGAAGCGCTGGACGCCGCCCTCAGAGACATCTACGAGCACATCCGGGCCGAGCGGGGCCGCGGCGGGGGCGCCGGCGAGCGCGGCATCCTGAGGAGAATCCTTTCCGAACTTCTCCCCGACGTCCCCGAGAGGAGCTCCTCCCTACCCGAGAGGCGGGGCTGCTGTCGGCGGCCGCCGGCGGACGCCTACGACCCGTACGACTGGCCCACCTCGCCATCGCCGATTAGTGCCTGTTACCGACGCGGTGTGAACACCCCCGACTGTAACCGTTACGGCGAGGAGCGCGCCAACGACGGCAACGGTGGTTTTTATTCAG ACCAGGATGTGTCCAGAAGCTACTCCACCGTGGACGGCGGACGCCACACTCCGAGAACTACGCTCGACAGAGAG GTGTCCCACAAACAGATGAGCCAATTGATTCTCTTGTCTCTCCTCCATCAGAAGCAGCCCGCCCGAGCCATTTACGACTTTAAGGCGCAGACGGCCAA GGAGCTGACGTTCAAGAAAGGCGACGCGGTCAACGTCATCAGACAGATCGACAACAACTGGTACGAAGGGGAGCATCGCGGCCGCGTGGGAATCTTCCCCATCGCTTACGTGGAG AAGACGACATCGGCGGAGAAACCACAACCCAGTCGCCCGCCTCCGCCCGCCCACGTCAGGGAGATCGGCCAAGCCGTGGCCCGTTACAACTTCAACGCCGACACCAACGTGGAGTTGTCGCTCCGGAAG GGCGAGAGGGTGACGGTGATCCGGCAGGTGGACCAGAACTGGTACGAGGGCAAGATCCCGGACAGCGGCAAGCAGGGCATCTTTCCCGTGGCTTACGTGGACTTGCTCAAGCGCCCCGACCCCCACGGATACCGCGGCCACGGGACCCCCGTCACG
- the sorbs2a gene encoding sorbin and SH3 domain-containing protein 2 isoform X5: protein MTTESGCHSSDLNPWRCESAGDNLRNGDPILCSLAAKGFRSVRPNLQDRKSQGAASLKPLSPASPPASPATVSALSRCSWSTAGALDELRMCGLDSPGLDSPGPSPTPSPTLSHVSVFAASEALTNTTAAAVTNGQVLSQAMNGGSGHAHRPFSPPSYPPPPPTSLRCGGLRHSRSSEGREAFSRESASYGANTVPIARFSEEETKVSVIKAPHYQGIGPVNESGIPIAIRTTVDRPKDWYKTMFKQIHKVHKADDDYSDTYSATYAVVNAADDYDSAFAHPAPRTHTYRPLAKSPSPSPSPVPPPPLPAPSLLQLRARDSERDTPDMNEWGPPDRKVDTRKYRAEPRSIFEYEPGKSSILEHERPSYDDIDLENEPWYKFFSELEFGRPAALPPQPPLPLPPPSSQNKKPPERGVSTAAGDYRKRRKSEPADGPSYPGRAASSHKAPDANPKKSVVRSSPSSPSRAKGGAACVMYPSNSPSRPIGLVGLVAPVAPPPRSPPAKLRSRSCDDLPGSDRERRRHARRSESAGSLARGGGSTPSLRRGTPRDSPAFLELYRKMHRIDRAHLIPSEVIRSVRARISDLERLPRGHPRRPSPSASRRNVPERVSAYESSVAKSKSMPDLGDGEAASGATTPGGSSSRASSGAATPSLPKRRFSVESLLEEDDGAVEREARGPPEGRPRAEPEAPPVPRAPAPPADYSDSERDAVASDLSDFVRAEGSSFCSESDFDRCSPTSSESPCGSARWRRHRRRAGPQSVGQDQGYQHRYLIGSCKGRCPASYTRFTTVLRHERERARRDPRPEPRPDPPESMSNLAYLVSPVPFHKKKSVDGGGEGAKSKRAVYEALDAALRDIYEHIRAERGRGGGAGERGILRRILSELLPDVPERSSSLPERRGCCRRPPADAYDPYDWPTSPSPISACYRRGVNTPDCNRYGEERANDGNGGFYSDQDVSRSYSTVDGGRHTPRTTLDREVSHKQMSQLILLSLLHQKQPARAIYDFKAQTAKELTFKKGDAVNVIRQIDNNWYEGEHRGRVGIFPIAYVEKTTSAEKPQPSRPPPPAHVREIGQAVARYNFNADTNVELSLRKGERVTVIRQVDQNWYEGKIPDSGKQGIFPVAYVDLLKRPDPHGYRGHGTPVTRLVQEALHGGGGDPFQAAYHYAPRNEDELELREGDVIDVMEKCDDGWFVGTSRRSKMFGTFPGNYVRPMP from the exons ATGACTACAG AGAGCGGTTGTCACTCTTCAGACTTGA ATCCTTGGCGCTGCGAGAGCGCCGGCGACAACCTCAGGAACGGCGACCCCATCCTCTGCTCGCTAGCCGCCAAAGGCTTTCGTAGCGTCAGGCCCAATCTTCAAGACAGAAAGTCGcag GGCGCCGCGTCCCTCAAGCCGCTGTCGCCGGCCTCTCCGCCCGCCTCCCCGGCCACCGTGTCGGCGCTGAGCCGCTGCTCGTGGTCCACGGCGGGCGCGCTGGACGAGCTGCGGATGTGCGGCCTGGACTCGCCCGGTCTGGACTCGCCCGGCCCCTCGCCCACGCCGTCGCCCACCCTCAGCCACGTGTCCGTCTTCGCCGCCAGCGAGGCTCTAACCaacaccaccgccgccgccgtcactAAC GGCCAGGTGCTCTCCCAGGCCATGAACGGTGGCTCAGGCCACGCCCACAGGCCCTTCTCGCCACCATCCTACCCGCCGCCGCCACCCACTTCGCTCCGCTGCGGAGGCCTCAGGCACAGTCGGAGCTCAG aAGGCAGAGAGGCCTTCAGCAGAGAGTCGGCGAGCTACGGCGCCAACACGGTGCCCATCGCCCGCTTTTCCGAAGAGGAAACCAAGGTGTCCGTCATCAAGGCCCCCCACTACCAGGGAATCGGACCCGTGAACGAGTCGGGCATTCCCATCGCCATCCGCACG ACGGTGGATCGTCCCAAGGATTGGTACAAGACCATGTTTAAACAGATCCACAAGGTCCACAAAGCAG acgaCGACTATTCGGACACGTACAGCGCCACCTACGCCGTCGTCAATGCCGCCG ACGACTACGACTCGGCTTTTGCCCACCCGGCGCCGCGCACCCACACGTACCGTCCGCTGGCCAAGAGCCCGTCGCCTTCGCCGTCGCCCGTGCCGCCGCCCCCGTTGCCCGCGCCATCCCTGCTGCAGCTGAGAGCCAGAGACAGTGAACGGGACACACCCGATAT GAACGAATGGGGTCCACCGGACAGGAAAGTGGACACGCGAAAGTACCGCGCCGAACCCCGCAGTATCTTTGAGTACGAGCCTGGCAAGTCGTCCATTTTAGAGCACGAAAGACCC AGCTATGATGACATAGATTTAGAGAACGAGCCTTGGTATAAGTTCTTTTCCGAGCTGGAGTTTGGCCGTCCG GCCGCCCTGCCGCCGCAGCCGCCGTTGCCGCTGCCTCCTCCTTCTTCCCAAAACAAGAAGCCCCCCGAAAGAGGCGTGAG cacTGCCGCTGGCGACTACAGGAAGAGAAGGAAGTCTGAGCCCGCCGACGGGCCGTCGTACCCCGGGCGAGCGGCCTCCTCGCACAAAGCGCCCGACGCCAACCCCAAAAAGTCTGTGGTTCGCTCCTCGCCGTCTTCGCCCTCGCGCGCCAAAG GTGGGGCCGCATGCGTCATGTATCCGTCAAACAGTCCGAGCCGTCCAATCGGTCTGGTGGGTTTGGTGGCTCCGGTGGCTCCGCCCCCCCGCTCCCCGCCGGCCAAACTGCGCTCCCGCAGCTGCGACGACCTCCCCGGCTCCGACCGCGAGCGTCGCCGTCACGCCCGTCGCTCGGAAAGCGCCGGCTCGTTGGCCCGCGGCGGGGGTTCCACGCCGAGCCTGCGCCGCGGGACCCCGCGCGACTCCCCCGCTTTCCTGGAACTGTACCGCAAGATGCACCGCATCGACCGGGCGCACCTGATCCCGTCCGAGGTGATCCGCTCGGTGCGCGCCCGCATCTCGGACCTGGAGCGCCTCCCCCGCGGCCACCCTCGGCGCCCCTCCCCGTCGGCGTCCCGCCGCAACGTCCCCGAGCGGGTGTCGGCCTACGAGAGCTCGGTGGCCAAGTCCAAATCCATGCCCGACCTGGGGGACGGCGAGGCGGCGTCGGGCGCCACCACGCCGGGCGGCTCCTCGTCCCGCGCCAGCAGCGGCGCCGCCACCCCGTCTCTTCCCAAACGCCGCTTCTCGGTGGAGTCGCTCCTGGAGGAAGACGACGGAGCCGTGGAGCGCGAAGCCCGGGGCCCCCCCGAGGGCCGTCCCCGCGCCGAGCCGGAGGCGCCCCCCGTCCCGCGGGCGCCGGCGCCCCCCGCCGACTACTCGGACAGTGAGCGGGACGCCGTGGCCTCGGACTTGAGCGACTTTGTCCGAGCCGAGGGCTCCTCCTTCTGCAGCGAGAGCGACTTTGACCGTTGCTCGCCGACCTCGTCGGAGAGCCCTTGCGGCTCCGCCCGCTGGCGGCGCCACCGCCGGCGCGCCGGTCCCCAAAGCGTGGGGCAGGACCAGGGCTACCAGCACCGATACCTCATCGGCTCTTGCAAAGGTCGCTGCCCGGCGTCCTACACCCGCTTCACCACCGTGCTCCGCCACGAGCGAGAGCGGGCCCGGCGGGACCCCCGACCGGAGCCCCGCCCAGATCCGCCAGAGTCCATGTCCAACTTGGCCTACCTGGTCAGCCCGGTGCCTTTCCACAAGAAAAAGTCAGTCGACGGCGGCGGGGAGGGCGCCAAATCCAAGCGCGCCGTCTACGAAGCGCTGGACGCCGCCCTCAGAGACATCTACGAGCACATCCGGGCCGAGCGGGGCCGCGGCGGGGGCGCCGGCGAGCGCGGCATCCTGAGGAGAATCCTTTCCGAACTTCTCCCCGACGTCCCCGAGAGGAGCTCCTCCCTACCCGAGAGGCGGGGCTGCTGTCGGCGGCCGCCGGCGGACGCCTACGACCCGTACGACTGGCCCACCTCGCCATCGCCGATTAGTGCCTGTTACCGACGCGGTGTGAACACCCCCGACTGTAACCGTTACGGCGAGGAGCGCGCCAACGACGGCAACGGTGGTTTTTATTCAG ACCAGGATGTGTCCAGAAGCTACTCCACCGTGGACGGCGGACGCCACACTCCGAGAACTACGCTCGACAGAGAG GTGTCCCACAAACAGATGAGCCAATTGATTCTCTTGTCTCTCCTCCATCAGAAGCAGCCCGCCCGAGCCATTTACGACTTTAAGGCGCAGACGGCCAA GGAGCTGACGTTCAAGAAAGGCGACGCGGTCAACGTCATCAGACAGATCGACAACAACTGGTACGAAGGGGAGCATCGCGGCCGCGTGGGAATCTTCCCCATCGCTTACGTGGAG AAGACGACATCGGCGGAGAAACCACAACCCAGTCGCCCGCCTCCGCCCGCCCACGTCAGGGAGATCGGCCAAGCCGTGGCCCGTTACAACTTCAACGCCGACACCAACGTGGAGTTGTCGCTCCGGAAG GGCGAGAGGGTGACGGTGATCCGGCAGGTGGACCAGAACTGGTACGAGGGCAAGATCCCGGACAGCGGCAAGCAGGGCATCTTTCCCGTGGCTTACGTGGACTTGCTCAAGCGCCCCGACCCCCACGGATACCGCGGCCACGGGACCCCCGTCACG